A genome region from Chryseobacterium sp. G0186 includes the following:
- the dusB gene encoding tRNA dihydrouridine synthase DusB, which produces MIKIGNIELPEFPLLLAPMEDVSDPPFRRLCKMHGADLMYSEFISSEGLIRDAIKSRKKLDIFDYERPVGIQIFGGDEEAMAMSARIVETVNPDLVDINFGCPVKKVVCKGAGAGVLKDIDLMVRLTKAVVSSTHLPVTVKTRLGWDSTSINIDEVAERLQDTGIKALTIHARTRAQMYKGEADWEHISRIKQNPNIEIPIFGNGDIDSAEKALEYKQKYACDGIMIGRAAIGYPWIFNEIKHFFTTGEHLPAPTISDRLLAVRQHAEWSTEWKGEKLGLIEMRQHYSNYFRGIPHFKDFRRKFLEVFTLEEMNSLIKETQQFYEEYQAQV; this is translated from the coding sequence ATGATAAAAATAGGCAACATAGAACTGCCGGAATTTCCGCTTTTGCTGGCACCCATGGAAGACGTAAGTGATCCTCCATTCAGACGTTTGTGTAAAATGCACGGTGCAGATTTAATGTATTCAGAATTTATTTCTTCTGAAGGGTTAATTCGGGATGCAATTAAAAGCCGTAAAAAGCTCGACATCTTCGATTACGAAAGACCTGTCGGAATTCAGATTTTTGGTGGTGATGAAGAAGCAATGGCCATGTCTGCAAGAATTGTAGAAACGGTAAATCCGGATTTGGTTGATATTAACTTCGGATGCCCTGTAAAAAAAGTGGTCTGCAAGGGAGCAGGAGCAGGAGTATTGAAGGATATAGATCTTATGGTTCGCCTTACAAAAGCTGTAGTGAGCTCTACCCATCTTCCCGTGACTGTTAAAACCCGCCTAGGCTGGGACAGTACTTCTATTAATATTGATGAAGTAGCAGAACGTTTACAGGACACCGGAATCAAGGCTCTTACGATCCATGCAAGAACCCGTGCCCAGATGTACAAAGGAGAAGCTGATTGGGAACATATTTCCAGGATCAAGCAAAATCCTAATATTGAAATTCCAATTTTTGGAAATGGAGATATAGATTCTGCTGAAAAGGCATTGGAATATAAACAAAAATATGCATGCGACGGAATTATGATCGGACGTGCAGCCATCGGTTATCCTTGGATATTTAATGAAATTAAACATTTCTTTACAACAGGTGAACATTTACCTGCTCCAACGATATCAGATCGTTTATTGGCAGTACGCCAACATGCTGAATGGAGTACTGAATGGAAAGGAGAAAAATTAGGTTTGATTGAAATGAGACAACATTACAGCAACTATTTCCGAGGTATTCCTCACTTCAAGGATTTTAGGAGAAAATTCCTGGAAGTTTTCACGTTGGAAGAAATGAACAGCCTTATCAAGGAAACACAGCAATTTTACGAAGAATATCAAGCTCAGGTATAA
- a CDS encoding transposase produces MEEQLRSVYIKRTQKDYSLSLKLQIVKEVESGESTISTCRKKYGIQSHGTILNWLRKYGNFDWENQRPYAMEKTPEQRIMELEAEVKLLEKQKAFLEKQAYIADKKAIFFDMMIDLAEKEYRIDIRKNSPPEQSMTSAVRKKKL; encoded by the coding sequence ATGGAAGAACAATTAAGGTCAGTGTACATCAAGCGTACACAGAAAGATTACAGTTTAAGTTTAAAACTTCAAATAGTAAAAGAAGTTGAATCTGGTGAATCGACCATTAGTACTTGTCGCAAGAAATATGGTATACAATCCCACGGGACTATTTTAAATTGGCTCAGAAAATATGGTAACTTTGATTGGGAAAACCAAAGACCTTATGCCATGGAAAAGACACCTGAACAACGTATTATGGAATTGGAAGCTGAAGTTAAGCTTCTTGAAAAACAGAAAGCCTTCTTGGAAAAACAGGCTTATATTGCTGATAAAAAAGCTATATTTTTTGATATGATGATTGATCTTGCAGAGAAAGAATATCGCATTGATATTCGAAAAAACTCACCACCCGAACAATCGATGACTTCCGCAGTAAGGAAAAAGAAACTTTGA
- a CDS encoding IS3 family transposase, with product MLGLNRQIYYRSIKRTEVCRNRASEVVELVECVRIKMPRLGGRKLYFILKESLGSIKVGRDKFFDILRANHLLIVPRKNYHVTTNSHHRFRKHKNLILDYQITKPNQVWVADITYIGDRKSPSYLSLITDAYSKKIVGHFVADNLNTESSLIALKRALKKHKGMVGPLIHHSDRGLQYCSNEYQKVLQKHQLKCSMTQNSDPYENAIAERINGILKHEFNIDRHHINNALRRKLVDESIETYNNLRPHFSNYYLTPNQMHKQTKIKMRTYKNKNQSKRKFALV from the coding sequence TTGTTAGGGTTAAATAGACAAATCTATTATAGAAGTATCAAGCGTACAGAAGTTTGTAGGAATAGGGCTTCAGAGGTTGTAGAACTGGTAGAGTGTGTTCGTATTAAAATGCCCCGATTAGGAGGCAGAAAACTATATTTTATTTTAAAAGAATCCCTAGGTTCTATCAAAGTAGGAAGAGATAAATTCTTTGACATCCTAAGAGCGAATCATTTATTGATTGTCCCCAGGAAAAATTACCATGTTACGACCAACTCCCATCATCGCTTCAGAAAGCATAAAAATTTGATTCTGGACTATCAGATCACAAAACCCAACCAGGTTTGGGTTGCTGATATTACTTACATAGGGGACAGAAAAAGCCCAAGCTATTTAAGCTTAATAACGGATGCTTATTCCAAGAAAATAGTGGGACATTTTGTAGCAGATAATTTAAATACAGAAAGTAGTCTTATCGCATTGAAAAGAGCTTTAAAGAAACACAAAGGTATGGTAGGCCCATTAATTCATCATTCTGATCGTGGCTTACAATACTGCTCGAATGAATATCAGAAAGTCTTGCAAAAACATCAATTAAAATGCAGCATGACACAAAACTCAGATCCTTATGAAAATGCAATAGCAGAGAGGATAAATGGTATTTTAAAGCATGAATTTAATATTGATAGACATCATATAAACAATGCGTTAAGAAGAAAATTAGTGGATGAATCCATTGAAACCTATAATAATCTACGTCCTCATTTTTCAAATTATTATCTAACCCCAAATCAAATGCATAAACAGACAAAAATTAAAATGAGAACTTATAAAAATAAAAACCAAAGCAAAAGAAAATTTGCTCTGGTTTAA
- the deoC gene encoding deoxyribose-phosphate aldolase gives MNIAQYLDSTYLKTPEQSGISHEETLQIDKDLAQVAIDHGIFAVMIRPDYVKEIKKYIQERNSNVAVGTVIGFHEGTYSIDEKLTEASKAIEDGADELDFVINYNAYIQGNTALVKEEFVKCTKLSLEHHKIAKWIIEIAALTDEQIADLTKSISNWAEESFPESDLSKIFVKSSTGFYETTGGKPNGATFEAIKIMLDHAGKLPVKAAGGVRTPEDAEKMINMGVKRIGTSSALALIKNESSSGGY, from the coding sequence ATGAACATAGCCCAATATTTGGATTCAACTTACTTGAAAACTCCGGAACAATCAGGTATTTCACATGAAGAAACTCTTCAGATAGATAAAGATCTTGCTCAGGTAGCCATTGATCATGGTATTTTTGCAGTAATGATTCGTCCGGATTATGTAAAGGAGATTAAGAAGTATATTCAGGAAAGAAATTCAAATGTTGCCGTAGGAACTGTAATAGGCTTTCATGAGGGGACATATTCTATTGATGAAAAGCTTACAGAAGCTTCAAAAGCAATAGAAGACGGAGCCGATGAATTGGATTTTGTTATTAATTATAACGCCTATATTCAGGGAAACACTGCACTGGTAAAAGAAGAATTTGTAAAATGTACGAAGCTGTCACTGGAGCACCACAAAATTGCTAAGTGGATCATTGAAATTGCAGCTTTGACTGATGAGCAAATTGCTGATCTTACGAAAAGTATTTCTAATTGGGCCGAAGAAAGTTTCCCAGAGAGCGATTTGTCGAAGATTTTTGTAAAATCTTCAACAGGGTTCTATGAAACTACAGGAGGAAAGCCTAATGGAGCAACCTTTGAAGCCATAAAAATCATGCTTGATCATGCAGGAAAGCTTCCTGTAAAAGCAGCAGGAGGGGTAAGAACTCCTGAAGATGCCGAAAAAATGATCAATATGGGAGTGAAGAGAATTGGAACCTCTTCTGCATTGGCACTCATTAAAAATGAATCTTCATCAGGAGGATATTAA
- a CDS encoding Lrp/AsnC ligand binding domain-containing protein translates to MKNSSNTSYHLDSIDKEIIYMLMDNAKTSLAHISKNVGISTTAVHQRIKKLEHAGVIENSISFLNPKKIGYKVISYIGVFLDQPSHYPDVVKSLHDINEVVEAHYTTGNYTIFLKVLCKDNDHLMQILNKLQKLKGVTRTETFISLEQGIYRQLKV, encoded by the coding sequence ATGAAAAATTCGAGTAACACAAGTTATCATTTAGATTCAATCGACAAAGAAATCATCTACATGCTGATGGATAATGCTAAAACGTCTTTAGCACATATTTCAAAAAATGTAGGGATCTCTACTACAGCAGTACACCAAAGAATTAAGAAACTGGAACACGCAGGAGTTATTGAAAATTCAATTTCTTTCCTTAATCCTAAAAAAATTGGATATAAGGTAATTTCTTATATCGGGGTGTTCTTAGATCAGCCAAGTCATTACCCGGATGTGGTAAAATCTTTGCATGATATCAATGAAGTAGTGGAAGCCCACTATACAACCGGAAATTATACAATATTTCTAAAGGTTCTTTGTAAAGATAATGATCATTTGATGCAAATCCTTAACAAACTTCAAAAATTGAAGGGCGTAACAAGAACAGAAACTTTTATATCTTTGGAACAAGGTATTTACAGACAATTGAAAGTATAA
- a CDS encoding endonuclease/exonuclease/phosphatase family protein, with protein sequence MELFSFYNVENLFLPDPKPVHKLDPTQSGLRNWDEKRYKNKLFKISHVFQLMKEENGVLPFVIGLSEVSGKKVLEDLVEMEPFNSEYGIVHYNSMDERKVDVAMLYDKNKVEVIDSETITFFFEIENKNTGNYDTTRDVLFSKVRYKEETINVFIAHLPSKREKDINKPKRAFILNEIRERIMKIVDDDKEHVILCGDFNENPDDENLVQILYDNSREKVLMNPFQELFSTRNYSTFHYKSGLLYDQIIMSRSFLDNKTLAFQEAYVFNSEKISSRTRNFEGRPFRTYAGTRYLGGYSDHFPVFVKFKNLH encoded by the coding sequence ATGGAACTGTTCTCTTTTTATAATGTTGAAAATTTATTTTTACCTGATCCAAAACCTGTTCATAAATTAGATCCTACCCAATCAGGTTTAAGGAACTGGGATGAAAAGAGATATAAAAATAAACTTTTTAAAATCTCACATGTATTTCAATTGATGAAGGAGGAAAATGGTGTATTGCCATTTGTAATAGGATTGTCTGAGGTTTCTGGAAAGAAAGTCTTGGAGGATCTTGTGGAGATGGAACCCTTTAATTCAGAATATGGAATTGTACACTACAATTCAATGGATGAAAGAAAGGTAGATGTAGCTATGTTATATGATAAAAATAAAGTAGAGGTAATAGATTCTGAAACCATTACTTTCTTTTTTGAAATAGAAAATAAAAACACAGGAAATTACGACACAACCAGAGATGTACTGTTTTCTAAAGTCAGATATAAAGAGGAAACTATTAATGTTTTTATCGCGCACCTTCCCTCTAAACGCGAGAAAGATATTAATAAACCAAAAAGAGCCTTTATACTGAATGAGATTCGGGAACGGATCATGAAAATTGTAGATGATGATAAAGAACATGTCATATTGTGTGGTGATTTTAACGAAAACCCGGATGATGAAAATTTAGTACAAATTCTCTATGACAACTCGCGTGAAAAAGTTTTGATGAACCCTTTTCAGGAGTTGTTTTCGACAAGAAATTATTCTACTTTTCATTATAAGTCTGGATTGCTGTATGATCAGATTATTATGTCAAGATCCTTTCTTGACAATAAAACTCTGGCTTTTCAGGAGGCTTATGTGTTCAATTCTGAAAAAATCAGCAGCAGGACCAGAAATTTTGAAGGACGACCTTTTCGAACTTATGCCGGTACCCGGTATTTAGGTGGATATAGCGATCACTTTCCGGTCTTTGTGAAGTTTAAAAACTTACATTAA
- the trmD gene encoding tRNA (guanosine(37)-N1)-methyltransferase TrmD — protein sequence MRIDIISVLPELMESPFKTSILKRAMDKGLAEVHFHHVRDWAINKHRQIDDEPYGGGAGMVMMVEPLDKCISELKSQRDYDEVIYLTPDGVTLNQKIANSLSIKDNLIFICGHYKGIDQRVRDLHVTKEISIGDYVLTGGELAACVLADSIIRLLPGVLNDEQSALTDSFQDDLLSPPIYTRPESYKGLDVPKILLSGNFAKIEEWRHDEAVRITKEKRPDLL from the coding sequence ATGAGAATTGATATAATAAGCGTACTTCCAGAATTGATGGAAAGTCCGTTTAAAACCTCTATTTTGAAAAGAGCAATGGATAAGGGACTTGCAGAAGTGCATTTTCATCATGTGAGAGACTGGGCTATCAATAAGCACAGACAGATTGATGATGAACCCTATGGAGGTGGTGCTGGAATGGTCATGATGGTGGAGCCATTGGATAAATGTATTTCAGAACTAAAATCCCAAAGAGATTATGATGAGGTGATCTATCTGACTCCCGACGGAGTAACTTTAAATCAGAAAATTGCCAATTCTCTTTCTATTAAAGATAATCTGATTTTTATTTGTGGACATTACAAGGGAATTGATCAAAGAGTAAGAGACCTGCATGTCACAAAAGAAATTTCAATAGGTGACTATGTCCTTACAGGAGGTGAGCTGGCGGCTTGTGTGCTTGCTGATTCTATTATACGTTTGCTTCCCGGAGTTCTGAATGATGAGCAGAGCGCTTTAACAGATAGCTTTCAGGACGATCTTTTGTCACCTCCCATTTATACCAGACCTGAAAGTTACAAGGGGCTGGATGTACCCAAAATTTTATTAAGTGGAAACTTTGCGAAAATTGAAGAATGGCGCCATGATGAAGCTGTAAGGATTACAAAAGAAAAACGTCCGGATTTGCTTTAA
- a CDS encoding NAD(P)/FAD-dependent oxidoreductase: METREKIIIIGGGFAGLQLAKTLNNKNKKVLVLDRMNHHMFQPLFYQVASGRIEPSNISFPFRKIFQQSRNTQFRMTDVREIDAANNKVITDEAEFTYDKLIIATGCKTNFFGNKELERKAFGMKNTQEAISIRNHVLMTFEKLIIEKSRSDDGNWNIVIVGSGPTGVELAGAFAEMKKDILPRDYPYMNFDHLKIILVSSTEKPLAVMSSEAQEKSEKYLKDLGVTFLSGEVVTDYDGDKVHLKSGKEIPSNNVIWAAGVTGNVIDGFPEEKLVRNRYIVDRYNKIKGYDNIYAIGDIAYMETPKYPQGHPQVANVAINQAKNLGRNLLKKTSGEWKEYEYDDQGSLATIGKHRAVVDLPFIKFQGFLAWYFWMFLHLMLILSVRNKLAIFFNWMWSYINKDSSLRLIIIPTKKNGTLQ; encoded by the coding sequence ATGGAAACACGCGAAAAAATCATCATTATAGGAGGAGGATTTGCGGGGCTACAGCTTGCAAAAACGTTGAATAACAAGAACAAAAAGGTGCTTGTTCTGGATCGGATGAACCATCATATGTTTCAGCCGCTTTTTTATCAGGTAGCCTCCGGAAGGATAGAACCTTCCAATATTTCTTTTCCTTTCAGAAAGATTTTTCAGCAGTCCAGAAACACACAGTTCCGGATGACAGATGTCCGGGAAATTGATGCTGCAAACAATAAGGTAATCACCGATGAGGCAGAATTTACCTATGATAAACTCATTATTGCAACCGGTTGTAAAACTAATTTTTTCGGTAATAAAGAACTCGAAAGAAAAGCTTTCGGGATGAAAAATACTCAGGAAGCAATCAGTATCAGAAATCATGTTTTAATGACATTTGAAAAACTGATTATTGAAAAAAGCAGAAGCGATGACGGAAACTGGAATATCGTTATTGTAGGAAGTGGCCCCACGGGAGTAGAACTTGCAGGAGCATTTGCCGAAATGAAAAAAGATATTCTCCCGAGAGATTATCCTTATATGAACTTTGATCATCTGAAAATTATTTTAGTAAGCTCCACAGAAAAGCCACTTGCCGTGATGAGTAGTGAAGCTCAGGAGAAGTCAGAAAAATATCTTAAGGATCTTGGAGTAACTTTCTTGAGCGGAGAAGTAGTTACAGATTATGATGGAGATAAGGTGCATTTGAAAAGTGGCAAAGAGATCCCTTCAAATAATGTAATCTGGGCAGCAGGTGTTACAGGAAATGTAATAGATGGTTTCCCTGAAGAAAAATTAGTGCGAAACAGATATATTGTAGATCGTTATAACAAAATAAAAGGTTACGACAATATCTATGCAATCGGTGATATCGCCTATATGGAAACCCCTAAATACCCACAAGGGCATCCACAGGTAGCCAATGTAGCCATTAATCAGGCAAAGAATCTGGGTAGAAATCTATTAAAGAAAACTTCCGGAGAATGGAAGGAATATGAATACGATGACCAGGGTTCACTGGCAACGATAGGAAAGCATAGAGCTGTTGTTGACTTGCCATTTATTAAATTTCAGGGATTTTTAGCTTGGTATTTCTGGATGTTTCTCCATTTAATGCTAATTTTGAGCGTTCGAAATAAGCTGGCCATATTCTTCAACTGGATGTGGAGCTATATCAACAAGGATTCTTCCTTAAGATTAATTATTATACCTACTAAGAAAAACGGAACATTACAATGA
- a CDS encoding glycoside hydrolase family 25 protein, producing MTPKKYTKKTAKQIHKKRRKNYFFRRWVILAILMVALIGTGFYLKQSISYYYALYFNKFTHKKLHNSEKEASRIQRILANNLDKTYGLDISHYQNREDIKWDSLSIGNKTIPLEFVVMRATMGNRSADKHFDEFWEVAKKHNLIRGAYHFYRADEDPVIQANNFLANVKLESGDLPPILDIEKIPKRKTNKKLIEDLKVWCKIVEETYGEKPIIYTYYHYYKDFLKGEFDGYPLWLANYNDVPTPSPDDQWDFWQFTENGIVHGINTKVDLDVYNGNSWSLKRLTLD from the coding sequence ATGACACCAAAAAAGTACACCAAAAAAACTGCCAAACAGATCCATAAGAAAAGACGGAAGAATTATTTTTTTCGAAGATGGGTGATATTGGCGATCTTAATGGTAGCTTTAATTGGAACCGGTTTTTACCTTAAACAATCTATCAGCTACTACTACGCGCTTTACTTCAATAAATTCACTCATAAAAAGCTTCACAACAGTGAAAAGGAAGCTTCCAGAATTCAAAGGATATTAGCGAATAATCTTGATAAAACATATGGTCTTGATATTTCTCATTATCAAAACAGAGAAGACATTAAATGGGACAGCCTGAGCATTGGGAATAAAACAATTCCACTGGAGTTTGTGGTAATGCGTGCAACCATGGGAAATCGTAGTGCAGACAAACATTTTGATGAGTTTTGGGAAGTAGCAAAAAAACACAATCTGATCCGTGGAGCGTATCATTTTTACAGGGCAGATGAAGATCCTGTAATTCAAGCCAATAATTTTTTAGCCAATGTAAAACTGGAAAGCGGAGATTTACCACCCATTTTAGATATTGAAAAAATTCCAAAGCGTAAGACTAATAAAAAGTTGATTGAGGATCTAAAAGTATGGTGTAAAATTGTAGAGGAAACATATGGTGAAAAGCCAATCATTTATACTTATTACCATTATTACAAAGATTTCCTGAAAGGGGAATTTGATGGTTATCCGCTTTGGTTAGCTAATTATAATGATGTTCCTACTCCATCTCCTGATGACCAGTGGGATTTCTGGCAATTTACCGAAAACGGAATCGTACACGGAATCAATACCAAGGTAGATCTTGATGTTTACAACGGAAATTCCTGGTCCTTGAAAAGACTTACTTTGGATTAG
- a CDS encoding carboxypeptidase-like regulatory domain-containing protein, which produces MKKINALLFLFIAVGLNAQVISGTIISKNENHSIPYVKIGIEKKTNGTISDEKGNFSIDLSSLDPQQMVKIEVPGYELYVETVQDFKKHDQQKIFLKEKIKNIKEVTIKPKKLVDKNWGVNTKTKSVLYSVNPAMGKNDFLGETALEFNAKKRSKIKNINLNIARYTSTEPVLMRYSIYSEKNGFPDKNILEEEITVELTEDMIKDGTYTLDVNDKNIWVQGKFFIGIQFLKEFNGNIKISAALFRTGFIREFYGDWMKMTIAAPAINIDVKMDKNGNTNKNEEE; this is translated from the coding sequence ATGAAAAAAATTAATGCCTTACTCTTTCTTTTTATAGCAGTAGGCTTGAATGCACAGGTCATTTCCGGGACCATTATTTCTAAGAACGAAAATCATTCTATTCCTTATGTGAAAATAGGAATTGAAAAGAAAACCAATGGGACTATTTCCGATGAAAAAGGAAATTTTTCAATAGACCTCTCCAGCCTGGACCCACAGCAAATGGTAAAGATTGAAGTACCCGGCTATGAGCTGTATGTAGAAACCGTACAGGATTTTAAGAAGCATGATCAGCAGAAGATATTTTTAAAAGAAAAAATTAAAAATATTAAAGAGGTCACTATTAAACCTAAAAAACTGGTAGATAAGAACTGGGGCGTAAATACAAAGACAAAAAGTGTTCTGTACTCTGTGAATCCGGCAATGGGGAAAAATGATTTTCTGGGAGAAACAGCCCTGGAATTTAATGCAAAGAAAAGATCTAAAATTAAAAATATTAATCTGAATATTGCACGTTATACTTCCACTGAGCCGGTCCTGATGCGATACAGTATTTACAGTGAGAAAAACGGTTTTCCGGATAAGAATATTCTGGAAGAAGAAATCACGGTTGAACTTACTGAAGATATGATTAAAGATGGAACCTATACATTGGATGTCAATGATAAAAATATCTGGGTTCAGGGTAAATTTTTTATTGGAATTCAGTTTTTAAAGGAATTCAATGGAAATATTAAAATCAGTGCTGCTTTGTTCAGGACAGGATTTATAAGAGAATTTTATGGAGACTGGATGAAGATGACAATTGCAGCGCCTGCCATTAATATTGATGTGAAAATGGATAAAAATGGAAATACGAATAAGAATGAAGAGGAATAG
- a CDS encoding 5' nucleotidase, NT5C type gives MKKVIVDMDGVMADVYHQLVEFEKRDTGRNIEVDTLTGKPELEAFPNGKKHVNEVGFFRTLPVMKGSREAMEYLNNKYELYIVSAGMEFPNSLREKYDWLAEHFPFITWEQIVLCGSKRVVTGDVMIDDYPKNLDHFSGDRLIFTQPHNELIENESYQRVNSWEEIMNVL, from the coding sequence ATGAAAAAAGTGATTGTGGATATGGATGGCGTAATGGCAGATGTGTATCATCAGTTAGTGGAATTTGAAAAAAGAGATACAGGAAGAAATATAGAAGTTGATACGCTGACAGGAAAACCTGAATTGGAAGCATTTCCTAACGGTAAAAAGCACGTTAATGAAGTGGGGTTTTTCCGAACATTACCCGTAATGAAAGGGAGCCGTGAAGCAATGGAATATCTGAATAATAAATATGAGCTTTACATTGTGTCGGCAGGAATGGAATTTCCAAACAGTTTAAGGGAAAAATACGACTGGCTGGCAGAGCATTTTCCATTCATTACGTGGGAACAGATTGTTCTTTGCGGAAGTAAAAGAGTAGTGACGGGAGATGTGATGATTGATGATTACCCGAAGAATTTAGATCACTTTTCGGGAGACAGACTGATCTTTACACAACCACATAATGAACTGATAGAAAATGAAAGCTACCAAAGAGTAAATTCATGGGAGGAGATCATGAATGTGTTGTAA
- a CDS encoding ABC-F family ATP-binding cassette domain-containing protein gives MNYVSAENLTKSYGIKVLFENISFHINEGDKIAIVAKNGSGKSTLLKILMGKEIADSGTAIINKDIQVVLFDQEIDYDPNLNIEEFMMTLNSAPILALKNYHKSLHSTDNDFIEKALADMEAHKAWDLENEMKQILSQLKITDLEAKMGTLSGGQIKRVALAKLLTETRAEHRHTLLIMDEPTNHLDVDMVEWLENYLNKAKITLLLVTHDRYFLDGVCDIIWEMEDGNLYFHNGSYATYLENKMIREDNLNATIDKANNLYRKELEWMRRQPKARTTKSKSRIDSFYETEKVAKTDTRKQGLELDFEMKRLGNKILELKNIDKSFGNKVLLKDFSYQFQRGEKVGIIGKNGAGKSTLLNIIQGLEKFDKGEIETGETISFGYFAQKGLTYKEDERVIDFIKEIAEYYPLANGKSLSASQFLRLFLFDDQTQYSPISKLSGGEKRRLHLMYILYQNPNFLIFDEPTNDLDLPTLTVLENFLQQFQGSLIIVSHDRYFMDRIVDHVLAFEGDGKIRDFVGTFSEYREAKSREDALEKNSTIKPEPVKETVAAPEITQSSNNSPKRKLSFKEQRELETIEKEMPELEVQRTKILEQLNNEADYEKIAKLSAELETVSEKLENHEMRWLELQESL, from the coding sequence ATGAATTACGTTTCTGCAGAAAATCTTACCAAATCCTACGGCATCAAGGTTTTGTTTGAAAACATTTCCTTTCACATCAATGAGGGAGACAAAATTGCTATTGTTGCCAAAAATGGAAGTGGAAAATCTACTCTTCTGAAAATTTTAATGGGTAAAGAAATTGCAGACAGCGGCACTGCGATCATAAACAAGGATATCCAGGTGGTTTTATTTGACCAGGAGATCGATTATGATCCGAATCTCAACATTGAGGAGTTTATGATGACCCTTAATTCTGCACCTATTCTGGCTCTAAAGAATTACCATAAATCTCTTCATTCTACCGATAATGACTTTATTGAAAAAGCATTAGCTGACATGGAAGCTCACAAAGCCTGGGATCTTGAAAATGAAATGAAGCAGATTCTTTCTCAACTTAAGATTACAGATCTTGAAGCAAAAATGGGAACGCTTTCAGGAGGTCAGATCAAACGTGTGGCACTGGCAAAATTGCTAACAGAAACCAGAGCTGAACACAGACATACCTTATTGATTATGGATGAGCCTACCAACCACCTTGATGTAGATATGGTGGAATGGCTTGAGAACTATCTGAATAAGGCAAAAATTACTTTACTTCTTGTTACCCACGACCGATATTTCCTTGACGGTGTTTGTGATATTATCTGGGAAATGGAGGACGGAAACCTTTATTTTCACAATGGTTCATATGCCACGTATCTTGAAAACAAAATGATCCGTGAGGACAATCTGAATGCAACCATAGATAAAGCAAACAACCTTTACAGAAAGGAATTGGAATGGATGCGAAGACAACCGAAAGCAAGAACTACAAAGTCTAAAAGCAGAATTGATTCATTCTACGAGACCGAAAAAGTAGCCAAAACCGATACCAGAAAGCAAGGCCTGGAGCTGGATTTTGAAATGAAGCGTTTGGGAAATAAAATTCTTGAACTGAAGAATATTGATAAAAGCTTTGGAAATAAGGTTTTGCTAAAAGATTTCAGTTACCAGTTTCAACGTGGTGAAAAAGTGGGAATCATTGGAAAAAACGGAGCCGGAAAATCTACTCTCCTTAATATCATCCAAGGATTGGAAAAATTTGACAAAGGTGAAATTGAAACGGGAGAAACCATCTCCTTTGGATATTTTGCCCAAAAAGGTCTTACCTATAAAGAGGATGAGCGTGTCATTGATTTTATCAAAGAGATTGCAGAATATTATCCTTTAGCTAATGGGAAAAGTCTTTCTGCATCACAGTTTCTAAGATTATTTTTATTTGATGATCAAACGCAGTACTCTCCTATTTCAAAGTTATCCGGAGGTGAAAAAAGAAGATTGCACCTGATGTATATTCTTTACCAGAATCCTAACTTCCTGATTTTTGATGAACCTACCAATGACCTGGATCTTCCTACATTGACGGTTCTTGAAAACTTTCTTCAACAATTCCAGGGATCCTTAATTATTGTTTCCCACGACAGATATTTCATGGACAGAATTGTAGATCATGTCCTTGCTTTTGAAGGGGATGGAAAAATAAGGGATTTCGTAGGAACCTTCTCAGAATATCGTGAAGCAAAAAGCCGTGAGGATGCTTTGGAAAAAAATTCTACTATAAAGCCTGAACCTGTTAAGGAAACTGTTGCTGCTCCGGAAATTACCCAGTCATCTAATAATTCTCCCAAAAGAAAATTATCTTTTAAGGAACAAAGAGAATTGGAAACCATTGAAAAAGAAATGCCTGAACTGGAAGTACAGCGTACCAAAATTTTAGAACAATTGAATAATGAAGCCGACTATGAAAAGATAGCCAAGCTTTCTGCCGAGCTGGAAACAGTTTCCGAGAAACTTGAAAATCATGAAATGAGATGGCTTGAATTACAGGAAAGTCTATAA